A part of Patescibacteria group bacterium genomic DNA contains:
- a CDS encoding glycosyltransferase family 2 protein, with translation MTVSNTKTTKQKPSPKNIYLSVVIPAYNEEKNIIKSLSSINAYLKEYDYSYEVLIVDDGSSDDTVKIVSDFCKSNSKFRLIKNPHRGKGPTVWTGVMEASGEFIYLADADLATPISEIKRLFVWLSDKSYDIAIASREGLGSSRISEPYYRHLMGRVFNLWVRIIAVKGIEDTQCGFKLFNKKSAKEIFAHLKIYGEGAPEIKDAYLGAFDVEVLYLAKKLGFKVKEVPVTWAYVKTQRLNPLRDSIKMAMDVLKVRVNDLKGVYAL, from the coding sequence ATGACTGTATCTAATACAAAAACAACTAAACAAAAACCTTCCCCTAAGAACATTTATCTTTCTGTTGTTATTCCTGCATATAACGAAGAAAAGAATATTATTAAATCCCTGTCTTCAATTAACGCGTATCTTAAAGAATATGATTATTCTTACGAAGTATTGATTGTGGATGATGGGTCTTCAGACGATACTGTAAAAATTGTTTCCGATTTTTGCAAAAGCAATAGTAAATTCAGACTTATAAAAAACCCCCATAGAGGAAAAGGTCCCACAGTATGGACAGGGGTTATGGAGGCTAGCGGTGAATTTATATATCTTGCGGACGCTGATTTGGCAACCCCAATTTCAGAAATAAAAAGACTTTTTGTTTGGCTTTCCGATAAATCTTATGATATTGCTATTGCGTCTCGCGAGGGGTTGGGGTCTTCTAGAATAAGCGAGCCTTATTATAGACACTTAATGGGCAGAGTTTTTAATTTATGGGTTAGAATAATCGCTGTTAAAGGAATTGAAGACACGCAATGCGGATTTAAGCTTTTTAATAAAAAATCCGCTAAAGAGATTTTTGCGCATCTTAAAATTTATGGCGAAGGAGCGCCCGAAATTAAGGATGCTTATTTAGGAGCTTTTGATGTGGAAGTCTTGTATTTGGCAAAAAAGCTAGGATTTAAGGTGAAGGAAGTTCCTGTAACTTGGGCTTATGTTAAGACACAGAGGTTAAACCCGTTAAGAG
- a CDS encoding glycosyltransferase family 2 protein has translation MNTTIVIPTYNEKDNIGPLLEELQKVFKNIKDFNMSILVVDDNSPDGTADIVRSKIKRYKNIHLITGEKQGLGAAYVRGFKYAMEKLKAEVVFEMDADFQHNPNDIPRFLEKISEGYDYVLGSRYVKGGSVPQNWGLHRKFFSFFGGWFARVVLGTKNVKDYTTGFKASRVKGYLDAINLSKILSKTFAYKIHLLYEMLCLKAKTIEIPINFVDREKEKSKSNVLREFKESMKVVLILRYRKNERFFKVCIVGAIGAFIQLVFASVLVTILGYNKAVLSNVLATEIAILANFFINNAWTFSDKKIVNLKILVKKLPMFNFLSLGSIAIQAIVMVAGTKFLNVESLFPYLSIVVVGILLGLIWNFTMYTKVVWRGK, from the coding sequence ATGAATACAACGATTGTTATTCCTACATATAACGAAAAGGATAATATAGGGCCTCTATTAGAAGAACTCCAAAAAGTATTTAAGAATATAAAGGATTTTAATATGAGTATTCTTGTTGTGGATGATAATTCTCCCGATGGCACGGCAGATATTGTCCGTTCCAAAATTAAAAGATACAAAAATATTCATTTAATTACTGGCGAGAAACAAGGTTTGGGCGCGGCATATGTTCGCGGATTTAAATACGCTATGGAGAAGCTCAAAGCGGAGGTAGTTTTTGAGATGGATGCGGATTTTCAGCATAATCCTAACGATATTCCGAGATTTTTAGAAAAGATAAGCGAGGGGTACGACTATGTATTGGGTTCGCGATATGTAAAAGGAGGGTCTGTTCCCCAGAATTGGGGGTTGCACAGAAAGTTTTTTAGTTTTTTTGGAGGCTGGTTTGCCAGAGTTGTTCTTGGCACCAAAAATGTTAAGGATTATACAACAGGGTTCAAAGCCTCTCGTGTTAAAGGGTATTTGGATGCAATAAATCTCTCAAAAATTCTTTCTAAAACATTTGCTTATAAAATCCACCTTTTGTACGAAATGCTTTGTCTTAAGGCTAAAACTATAGAAATTCCTATTAACTTTGTGGATAGAGAGAAAGAAAAGTCCAAAAGCAATGTTTTGCGGGAATTTAAGGAGTCTATGAAAGTGGTTTTAATTTTAAGGTATCGAAAAAACGAGAGGTTTTTTAAAGTATGTATTGTGGGGGCAATAGGAGCATTTATCCAGCTTGTTTTTGCGTCTGTATTGGTTACCATACTAGGTTACAATAAGGCGGTGTTATCAAATGTTTTAGCTACGGAAATTGCAATCCTCGCCAACTTTTTTATTAACAATGCGTGGACATTTTCTGATAAAAAAATCGTTAATTTAAAAATATTGGTTAAGAAACTTCCGATGTTTAATTTTCTATCGTTGGGGTCTATTGCAATTCAAGCTATTGTAATGGTGGCAGGGACAAAGTTTTTAAATGTGGAAAGTCTCTTCCCATATTTAAGTATTGTCGTTGTAGGTATATTACTTGGACTTATTTGGAATTTCACAATGTACACGAAAGTGGTTTGGAGGGGAAAATAG
- a CDS encoding CAP domain-containing protein, whose translation MNSFLAHFLPRKEHKKRAKLLSHPALLSYIIFISLTILVISPASARFPKVLGFASNVTTQDLLEYTNKTRAENNEKPLELNTRLSQAAYEKAQNMFAEDYWAHVSPSGKEPWDFIVSSGYEYIYAGENLARDFNNSSSVVQAWFKSPTHRDNLLSSNYEDIGFAVVNGVLDGHETTLVVQMFGKSKFPEYTASIEPTSAKTEGIQIIERESIPAAPAVEQTGEILPALDIFSASRGISLSLGAFLTLLLALDMWYVKRNNVLRLTGNTLVHLLFLIIALVGVWYANAGIVL comes from the coding sequence ATGAATTCGTTTCTTGCCCATTTCCTGCCTCGCAAAGAACATAAAAAACGAGCCAAGCTCTTGTCGCACCCCGCGCTTTTAAGTTATATAATTTTTATTTCTCTTACTATTTTAGTAATCTCTCCCGCAAGCGCGCGGTTTCCAAAAGTTTTAGGTTTTGCGTCCAATGTTACTACACAAGACCTTTTGGAATACACAAATAAAACAAGAGCCGAGAATAACGAAAAACCGTTAGAATTAAATACACGCCTTTCCCAAGCGGCTTATGAAAAAGCCCAAAATATGTTTGCCGAGGATTATTGGGCGCATGTGTCGCCCAGCGGAAAAGAGCCGTGGGATTTTATTGTTAGTAGTGGTTATGAATACATTTATGCCGGCGAAAATTTGGCGCGGGATTTTAATAACTCTAGCTCTGTTGTTCAAGCTTGGTTTAAGTCGCCTACTCACAGAGACAACTTATTAAGTTCAAATTATGAGGATATCGGTTTTGCGGTGGTAAACGGTGTTTTAGATGGGCATGAGACCACATTAGTGGTCCAAATGTTTGGCAAGAGCAAGTTTCCCGAATACACCGCTTCTATAGAACCCACAAGCGCTAAAACAGAAGGGATACAGATTATAGAAAGAGAATCCATCCCCGCCGCGCCCGCAGTAGAACAAACGGGAGAAATACTTCCCGCTTTAGATATATTTAGCGCTTCGCGAGGGATTTCTCTTTCTTTAGGAGCGTTTTTAACTTTACTTTTAGCTTTGGATATGTGGTATGTTAAAAGAAACAATGTTTTAAGACTTACGGGTAATACCCTAGTCCATTTGCTGTTTTTAATAATAGCTTTAGTTGGAGTTTGGTACGCCAATGCGGGGATTGTCCTTTAA
- a CDS encoding lamin tail domain-containing protein: MFSKTSISLKVFIAIFKIFPYTINITSLPVRSKRVYLKVFLAILLFSAGVVFFANRVSAVVLSPIVNEVSPYPVDDIDWTELYNPNDTVIDISGWILNNSSFLDLGGPKLVFTAGTTISARGYFVVEKGFGANKFGFDLQHYQTSVTLYKPDLSIASLLTYVGHPGTGHSWGFYPNGNSTGTVTNFATPTRGFSNGGDDTTSPPVPGLVFPADGSSVKPSVAILDWEDVSDPSIPVVYKYKSSWTGGAYGPVSTGTNSFINATGSADRIYNWQVQACDSLNNCSAWSGPWVVTIDSVSPTTTDSLLDSFWHKDDFSVELVCADNFLCGNTYYTLDGTEPTTLSNSGNSFSVTAGGIYTLKYFSTDAAGNSEDVKTSGNTIKIDKTKPAVNIALPLLDYYEDDGWDGAISGTASDEVSGLSKVEVKIKEVTPLGETKYWNGASFGLTEGWVLASGADTWNYSFTPIEGVYTIYCKSWDNAGNISSIASKDVEVFLTDTESPEPVDNLRASVSDSLVVLEWDKSASFDVDYYRIYKSENKKFIPNPETRLAEVSSSERSYDDEDVDNDTTYYYYVIVFDTAGNNSSAEGISAKPSKEEDETVVEEIPNLEIPQGAVLGVEEKVKEVEVPTLKETKTENIVPKESGDLKGSVLALENTVDKEVKPSKSVWDFWWVALILFGMGGIGFFMYRKD; this comes from the coding sequence TTGTTTTCCAAAACTTCTATATCTCTTAAAGTTTTTATTGCCATATTCAAAATTTTTCCTTATACTATAAATATAACATCATTACCTGTCCGTTCAAAGCGTGTATATCTAAAGGTTTTTTTGGCAATTTTGCTCTTTTCCGCTGGTGTTGTGTTTTTTGCCAATCGCGTTAGCGCTGTAGTCTTATCTCCTATTGTAAACGAAGTTTCTCCGTACCCTGTGGACGATATTGATTGGACCGAGCTTTATAATCCTAACGATACGGTTATTGATATTAGCGGGTGGATACTCAATAATAGTAGTTTCCTAGATTTAGGTGGTCCAAAACTTGTTTTTACAGCGGGAACAACCATATCTGCAAGGGGATATTTTGTGGTGGAAAAAGGGTTTGGCGCAAATAAATTTGGTTTTGATTTGCAACATTACCAAACATCCGTTACTTTGTATAAACCGGATTTGTCCATAGCATCCTTGCTTACTTATGTGGGGCATCCGGGTACAGGGCATTCCTGGGGATTTTATCCTAACGGAAATTCTACCGGTACGGTAACTAATTTTGCAACTCCTACTAGAGGTTTTTCTAATGGTGGGGACGACACCACTTCGCCTCCAGTGCCCGGATTGGTTTTTCCCGCGGATGGTTCTTCCGTTAAACCGTCCGTGGCGATTTTAGATTGGGAGGATGTTTCCGACCCTAGTATTCCTGTAGTGTACAAGTACAAGAGTTCTTGGACAGGCGGGGCATATGGTCCAGTCTCTACTGGTACAAACTCTTTTATCAATGCTACCGGAAGCGCGGATAGAATTTATAATTGGCAGGTACAGGCTTGCGATTCCCTAAATAATTGTAGCGCTTGGTCTGGTCCGTGGGTTGTAACTATAGACAGTGTTTCCCCAACTACCACAGATTCATTATTAGATTCTTTTTGGCATAAAGACGATTTTTCTGTAGAGTTAGTTTGTGCGGACAATTTTTTATGCGGTAATACTTACTACACTTTGGATGGTACGGAGCCTACTACCCTATCCAATTCTGGAAATTCTTTTTCTGTAACTGCGGGCGGTATTTACACTTTGAAATATTTTTCCACCGATGCCGCGGGTAATTCTGAAGATGTTAAAACTTCGGGTAATACAATAAAAATTGACAAAACAAAACCAGCTGTAAATATAGCGCTTCCGTTATTAGATTATTATGAGGATGATGGGTGGGATGGCGCTATAAGCGGTACCGCAAGTGACGAAGTATCTGGGCTTTCTAAAGTGGAGGTAAAAATTAAGGAAGTTACTCCTTTAGGTGAAACCAAATATTGGAATGGCGCAAGTTTTGGTTTAACAGAAGGCTGGGTCCTTGCCAGTGGCGCGGATACTTGGAATTACTCTTTTACCCCAATAGAGGGGGTTTATACCATTTATTGTAAATCTTGGGATAATGCGGGAAATATCTCGTCCATTGCCTCAAAAGATGTGGAAGTGTTTTTAACGGATACCGAGAGTCCCGAACCCGTGGATAATTTAAGAGCGTCCGTTTCGGATTCTCTTGTAGTTTTAGAATGGGATAAATCGGCAAGTTTTGATGTGGACTATTACAGAATATACAAAAGCGAAAATAAAAAATTTATCCCAAACCCCGAAACTAGGTTAGCGGAAGTTTCTTCAAGTGAAAGAAGTTATGATGATGAAGATGTGGATAATGACACCACTTACTATTATTATGTAATTGTGTTTGATACGGCGGGCAATAATAGTTCCGCCGAGGGTATTTCCGCCAAACCTTCCAAGGAGGAAGACGAAACGGTTGTTGAAGAAATTCCGAATTTGGAAATTCCACAGGGAGCGGTTTTGGGAGTTGAAGAGAAGGTTAAGGAAGTTGAGGTTCCAACGCTAAAGGAAACTAAAACGGAGAACATCGTTCCTAAAGAAAGCGGTGATTTGAAGGGGAGTGTTTTGGCTTTAGAAAATACGGTGGATAAAGAGGTGAAACCCTCCAAATCAGTTTGGGATTTTTGGTGGGTGGCTTTAATACTTTTTGGAATGGGAGGTATTGGGTTTTTTATGTATAGGAAGGACTAG
- the pgk gene encoding phosphoglycerate kinase, with amino-acid sequence MAIKTLRDIEVLENKNVLVRVDFDVPFNSNGQVANTTRIKACLPTIKYLLEKGAKVTLLTKLGRPNNGVKISTEVLAPLLAQLLNTKVSWFPNISFSPNLGNLILLENVRFYPEEEKQDTAFVKALTAPYDLYVNEAFAMCHRKDSSVSLAPKFLPSFAGFRLIKEIETLTKLLENPQRPFIAIIGGAKLETKIPVIENLAHISDKVLIGGKLSLELSPKLLKLPNILNSQDWVERKDVGPQTIALFKSEIAKAKTIVWNGPMGMFEDEKYAKGTEEIARYISNLDAFKVVGGGDTIAAITKAGVLDKMDFVSTGGGAMLTFLSGKPMPGIIALEQSEVC; translated from the coding sequence ATGGCAATAAAAACTTTAAGAGATATAGAAGTTTTGGAAAACAAAAATGTTCTTGTTCGTGTTGACTTTGATGTCCCTTTTAATAGTAATGGGCAGGTAGCAAATACAACAAGAATAAAAGCCTGCCTGCCAACTATAAAGTATCTCTTGGAAAAAGGAGCAAAAGTGACGCTTTTAACAAAACTTGGTCGCCCCAACAATGGCGTTAAAATATCAACAGAAGTATTGGCGCCTTTACTTGCGCAATTGTTAAATACTAAAGTTTCATGGTTTCCTAACATAAGCTTCTCACCTAACTTAGGAAACTTAATTCTCCTAGAAAATGTTCGCTTTTACCCCGAAGAAGAAAAACAGGATACCGCGTTTGTTAAAGCGTTAACTGCGCCTTATGATTTATATGTGAACGAAGCGTTTGCTATGTGCCATAGAAAAGATTCTTCAGTAAGTTTAGCGCCAAAATTTCTGCCCAGCTTTGCAGGTTTTAGATTAATTAAGGAAATAGAAACGCTAACCAAGCTATTAGAAAACCCGCAAAGACCGTTTATTGCAATAATTGGGGGCGCAAAACTAGAAACCAAAATTCCCGTAATTGAAAATTTAGCTCATATCTCCGATAAAGTGCTAATTGGCGGCAAACTCTCTCTTGAATTAAGTCCTAAATTACTTAAGTTACCCAACATACTTAACTCTCAAGATTGGGTAGAAAGAAAAGACGTTGGTCCTCAAACCATTGCTTTATTTAAAAGCGAAATTGCGAAGGCAAAAACCATTGTGTGGAACGGGCCAATGGGAATGTTTGAGGACGAAAAATACGCCAAAGGAACCGAGGAAATTGCGCGCTACATTTCTAATTTGGACGCTTTCAAAGTAGTTGGCGGGGGAGATACTATCGCCGCTATAACAAAAGCGGGGGTTTTGGACAAAATGGATTTTGTTTCTACAGGAGGGGGTGCAATGCTCACCTTTCTTTCTGGAAAACCTATGCCGGGCATTATCGCTTTGGAACAGAGCGAGGTTTGCTGA